CCCCGGGTTCACTGCAGCGAACACTGCCGGGAACCTCCTCAAACTGCCCTTCGCCGGCCTCCAGggtaaaacacacagaggcagaggttttagtgcatgtaaatggtctgcagaggctaaaatccctgtgctccCGCCATAATTCCCAACAATGAAGGCAGAATTCCAAGAATAAAGTCAATATTCCTAGATTAGAGTCAGAATTCCAAGATTAAGGTCTGAATTCCATAAATAAATTCCTCAAGGAAAGAAGTCCACACCAAATGTAAGTGCTTTTAAGCTTTTGCTTTCTGTCCTCAGCAGCGACGGTCCTGAACTCGGTGCAGCCTCAGCTCCAGACCAGCGCTCAGACCATGTTCCAGCCTCAGGCCGCCTCCCTACAGTCGGTACAGGTGACGTCTTCGCCCCCAGTCACACAGGTGTCTGCAGCTCAGGCCACCACCACCGCCTCCCAGTCCAGCATCTCTCTGGCAGCTCTGCAGAGCGCAGGACTCTCCATCAACCCCGCCATCGTAAGACTGACCCTCTGCTAGTTCTACTTTCTGTACTGGTTTATGTCATTAAGGGCTGTGGCTGAAAGGGAGAGCAGATGTATCCCTGGGCAAGATCCTTAACCCCTAGTTTCTCCCGATGGCCcacggtgtgtgagtgtgtgtgagtgttataTTAAACATGCTGTGGTTTCCTCTTCAGATCAACGCTGCCTCTCTGGGAGCTCAGCCTCAGTTCCTCAGCTCCCTCACCTCCACCCCCATCATCACCAGCAACATGTCCAACATGGCCGGCATCACCAGCCAGATCATCACCAACGCACAGGGACAGGTGGGTCCCGCCAAATAACCCCACTCTCTTTAATAGCGTCATAAAGGAGGGCTATTGGTTATTATTGTGCTAGAAAACTGACATATCGTGACTTACTTCAGGTGATATTACTGCAATGCATTTTTAAGTTCCCACGGTGGGAAGTCTGCCTCCAGTTTACATAGCAACAAGGATTCAGTGTTGTGGTGGTCTTCATCAGCCAATCGGCTCCCTGCTCCCTCAGTGCAAGTGTGACCCTGGAACCCCTGAACAAAAACCCACCTGTTTGCTGTCCTGGCTCCTAAACACATCTTCTGTTGCAAAGTTAACACCTGGTTTGCTTGTACCTTGGCCATTAAATTTGCACCATTGGTTGTCTTATTTGAAGCAAATTCATCTGCATGTTTCTTGCTGCGTTGgtatcttcatggtttattgcCGTCTGTACAAAAGCATCAgccaaatgttatttaatttcaaCATGAAGGTGGTGGAGGACCATGCAAGATGAGAATAACCTGCCATGACGTTTTAATTGACACGCGTTCGGTTAGATTACATCGTCCCACATCGACACTCTATTCCTTGCAGCAGAGGTTGCGTAATCCCTGGTCTGATGTGAGGGCAGTCTCTTCTTCCTCATGAATTCCCCTTGTCATCTCTCCTTGACTTCATGGAGTTCTCACACTCATGCAGCCTGAATAAGATATCACAGACTTCACGatcaaatattatatattacttTATACATCATCTACAGGTCATAGGAACCCTCCCGCTGTTTTTAAACCCGGCTTCTCTGGCTGGAGGGGCTGCGGCACCCACCCTCCAGAGTCTGCACGGGCTCCAGAGTCTTCAGGGACTCCAAGGTCTTCAGGGTCTCCAGGGCATCCAAGGACTCCAGGGTTTTCAGGGGCTTCAAGGACTCCAGGGTCTCCAGGGGCTCCAGAGTCTGCAGGGGCTCCAGGGTCTGCAGGGGCTCCAGGGGCTTCAGGGGCTGCAGCTCCAGACCGTGGCCCCCCAGCTGGTCCTGAACACCCAGGGTCAGATCATCGCCACAGTGGGAAACGGATGTGCGGTGACGTCGGCGGCAGTCCTGCCCAAAGTCGCTGCTTCTCCAACGCTCACCAAACCCATCTCACAGgtacatagtgtgtgtgttcggcTGGAATACAGAGTGGTTTCTGCTTCGAAACACACCGAAGCTACTGATAATTTATTGGCAGATGTTTAATTGTTCTTTCAGGGATTAAACCTTTGTTCCTCGCCTTAAAAAACGCCCTTTCAGGTCCTTAAACACCGCCTTAAAGTGGCTCAGGTGATCTGTTTTGTGCAgcttcagataaaaaaaaaaccaagctAATATAATTTATGAATATTCCTTTATGTCCCTTTCTTATGGTGATAgagaatattaaataatacaataaaatctaaattaatgaataaataatcaaataaaatatttgtcattttattttcaaataataaataatatcagAGGTTGAGGCatttaaatatagatatataaacatgaaaaataagGTTAAAACAGATAGTAATATTGTAATATaaggaaaatgttaaataatagtaattaatataataaataattaaataaatacacagaatttacagttaaaaaactaacaatcaaatataaaagtaaaaaaaggtaaatatatttttgaaaggaAAGCTATGGGAACATTGACGGCCTGCGTTTTATTTCTTATCATACATTTGCATTAACCGTgtaaaaaaatagaataattaGGAAGACTAAAGTGGGTGCACTGTGTTCCcgtttcctctctgcaggtttcCTGTAATAATACGATATTTTTGTTCCCCAGGCTTCAGTAACGACCGTCAGTCAGTCGCCGATCGTCATCGCCCCGCAGCCGTCCCTCATGAAGACCCAGCTGACCCCCGGGGTGAACATCAGCTGTGGGGACATCGCTAAAGTGGGCCAGCTCATCGGCAGTacgtaccccccccccccccccctcacatcCACACACTGATCCATTCGGTGTTTATAACCTCCCTCTGTATCCACCTGCAGAGCCGCAGCAGCTCGTCAGCGGCGAGGAGGGGATAAACCTGGAGGAGATCCGAGAGTTCGCCAAGAACTTCAAGATCCGCCGGCTGTCGCTCGGTCTCACGCAGACGCAAGTGGGGCAGGCGCTCACTGCCACCGAGGGCCCGGCGTACAGCCAGTCCGCCATCTGCAGGTACCTCACTGCTCCCCAACATGATGCCCTGACCCCTCAGTTACATAGTGTAAAAATACAGCCTTATTATCTTTTAATTTATGATTCCCACTCGGTCGGACGGGTCAAAAATGATTCTTCCATCACAAATTAAAAGAGAACAAAGGCTTTTAGAATGTTAAGTAGTAAAGACAGATCTTAGATCATCTTCCTTCTTTTATATGATGTACATAAGATATTTCATGGGTTAAAATATGTGTCTCGAAGGCGTCTTGCATACAGGTTGCCCATAACTTTGTCTCTTTAAAGGTTGGCActgtgggaattgtagtctACAAACAAAGGTTGCTGCTAGGTGATATATTATTTGACCTTTTGACAACaactggctttaaaaaaagggtgtttttttacgtaaagaaaatgaataaaactggttaaaaataaaagtatatatttatatttaatatttaaatcatataaatGGGGATTATAATTTTacacaaatagaataaagagATTTACAGTTAGAttaaagctaaaaataaaatagatatttaaatataataaataaataaatttattaaaaaattgatgaagggaaataaaaataattaaacttaaaaagtaaaataaatagaaattcattaataaatacaatatataaattAGAAAGGATGCTATAATAAAAAGTGCCGTTAACAAACCCTGAACTGCTAACAGCGCATAGACAGGTTAAATCTGACTGAGTAAAGGTAATATAAATGCACTTGTTCCTGCTGAATTGTCCTTTGCTCCACAGGTTTGAAAAGCTGGACATCACGCCTAAGAGCGCCCAGAAGCTGAAGCCGGTTCTGGAGAAGTGGCTGGCCGAGGCCGAGCACTGGAACCAGAAGGGCCAGCAGAACCTGATGGAGTTCGTCGGCGGGGAACCGTCCAAAAAACGCAAGCGACGAACGAGCTTCACGCCGCAGGCCATCGATGTCCTGAACTCCTACTTTGACAAGAACACGCTGCCGACGGGACAAGAGATCACGGAGATCGCTCGGGAGCTGAACTACGACCGAGAGGTGGTGAGAGTCTGGTTCTGCAACCGGAGACAGACGCTGAAAAACACGAGCAAAATCAACGTCTTCCAGGTCCAGTAGCGTAACGTCCTGCTGGAGATAAgtcatacagacacacagagagggactGTGATGAGAATACAAGCCAAACTGCGTGAAAATAATATGAActttttcagaaaaatgaagagaaatgaaacagaaaataagttTTTATGGTATTTTAAGATATGTGTACACAACTCAAACTGCATGGTCCTTTTATCATATAGAGTGATGATgataacatttcatatttaataatatttgaaCTTTTATACAAGTGGTTTTTATAGGAAATCCCTCTGAATTAACAACGTGGCAGTGCATTGAGTCACATTGATTTAAGTCGCATAATTGTCACTTGACGCTGATGTTTGAATAACAACCATGGATGTTTTTGAACATTctcattcattttgtattcGCGTAGTAGTTGTGCTACATTGGCAGCTTTTTAAAGGATGCTGTAGACTCAAAAACAAGCCTTTTTTTAATCCGAATTCGTCGTCTAATTAACgccaaaaatacttttccacCCGTAGACTCCTGACTCTGCAGCCATGGTTTGGGACAATCATCATTTTGATATTTCTTATTGATAATCACAACAAAAATCAGCATTTGTTTCCTCTTGTTTGGCTTTCAAATATGTATTAAGGCAGCGTCAAATCGGGGGTCCAGAGAGAATCCTTTCTGatgttttctag
The Eleginops maclovinus isolate JMC-PN-2008 ecotype Puerto Natales chromosome 1, JC_Emac_rtc_rv5, whole genome shotgun sequence genome window above contains:
- the pou6f1 gene encoding POU domain, class 6, transcription factor 1 isoform X3, coding for MSGHETIRVLEVEVDSSLPSSLPEEKSEVKSEAGERPAGERPAEQREAGGTQEGPQNTGGVGLGEQHLVSVEVSAPAVQTLTPAVSLSLSHPQAAMPITVQSCPQVLTQESLASLMTGMMAQTGSLGQPLLIPLSMAGSIGGGGGLAVLTLPTTNVATIPGFTAANTAGNLLKLPFAGLQAATVLNSVQPQLQTSAQTMFQPQAASLQSVQVTSSPPVTQVSAAQATTTASQSSISLAALQSAGLSINPAIINAASLGAQPQFLSSLTSTPIITSNMSNMAGITSQIITNAQGQVIGTLPLFLNPASLAGGAAAPTLQSLHGLQSLQGLQGLQGLQGIQGLQGFQGLQGLQGLQGLQSLQGLQGLQGLQGLQGLQLQTVAPQLVLNTQGQIIATVGNGCAVTSAAVLPKVAASPTLTKPISQASVTTVSQSPIVIAPQPSLMKTQLTPGVNISCGDIAKVGQLIGKPQQLVSGEEGINLEEIREFAKNFKIRRLSLGLTQTQVGQALTATEGPAYSQSAICRFEKLDITPKSAQKLKPVLEKWLAEAEHWNQKGQQNLMEFVGGEPSKKRKRRTSFTPQAIDVLNSYFDKNTLPTGQEITEIARELNYDREVVRVWFCNRRQTLKNTSKINVFQVQ
- the pou6f1 gene encoding POU domain, class 6, transcription factor 1 isoform X1, whose translation is MNSQDPPAKDGPLTVNEQVIVMSGHETIRVLEVEVDSSLPSSLPEEKSEVKSEAGERPAGERPAEQREAGGTQEGPQNTGGVGLGEQHLVSVEVSAPAVQTLTPAVSLSLSHPQAAMPITVQSCPQVLTQESLASLMTGMMAQTGSLGQPLLIPLSMAGSIGGGGGLAVLTLPTTNVATIPGFTAANTAGNLLKLPFAGLQAATVLNSVQPQLQTSAQTMFQPQAASLQSVQVTSSPPVTQVSAAQATTTASQSSISLAALQSAGLSINPAIINAASLGAQPQFLSSLTSTPIITSNMSNMAGITSQIITNAQGQVIGTLPLFLNPASLAGGAAAPTLQSLHGLQSLQGLQGLQGLQGIQGLQGFQGLQGLQGLQGLQSLQGLQGLQGLQGLQGLQLQTVAPQLVLNTQGQIIATVGNGCAVTSAAVLPKVAASPTLTKPISQASVTTVSQSPIVIAPQPSLMKTQLTPGVNISCGDIAKVGQLIGKPQQLVSGEEGINLEEIREFAKNFKIRRLSLGLTQTQVGQALTATEGPAYSQSAICRFEKLDITPKSAQKLKPVLEKWLAEAEHWNQKGQQNLMEFVGGEPSKKRKRRTSFTPQAIDVLNSYFDKNTLPTGQEITEIARELNYDREVVRVWFCNRRQTLKNTSKINVFQVQ
- the pou6f1 gene encoding POU domain, class 6, transcription factor 1 isoform X2, whose protein sequence is MNSQDPPAKDGPLTVNEQVIVMSGHETIRVLEVEVDSSLPSSLPEEKSEVKSEAGERPAGERPAEQREAGGTQEGPQNTGGVGLGEQHLVSVEVSAPAVQTLTPAVSLSLSHPQAAMPITVQSCPQVLTQESLASLMTGMMAQTGSLGQPLLIPLSMAGSIGGGGGLAVLTLPTTNVATIPGFTAANTAGNLLKLPFAGLQATVLNSVQPQLQTSAQTMFQPQAASLQSVQVTSSPPVTQVSAAQATTTASQSSISLAALQSAGLSINPAIINAASLGAQPQFLSSLTSTPIITSNMSNMAGITSQIITNAQGQVIGTLPLFLNPASLAGGAAAPTLQSLHGLQSLQGLQGLQGLQGIQGLQGFQGLQGLQGLQGLQSLQGLQGLQGLQGLQGLQLQTVAPQLVLNTQGQIIATVGNGCAVTSAAVLPKVAASPTLTKPISQASVTTVSQSPIVIAPQPSLMKTQLTPGVNISCGDIAKVGQLIGKPQQLVSGEEGINLEEIREFAKNFKIRRLSLGLTQTQVGQALTATEGPAYSQSAICRFEKLDITPKSAQKLKPVLEKWLAEAEHWNQKGQQNLMEFVGGEPSKKRKRRTSFTPQAIDVLNSYFDKNTLPTGQEITEIARELNYDREVVRVWFCNRRQTLKNTSKINVFQVQ